Genomic window (Candidatus Dormiibacterota bacterium):
GCTCGAGATGTGCGGCGACGCAGAACCGGACCCAGCCGGTGGCGTCGCGGCTGGGGTTGTACCGCGGCCCCTGCGCCCCCTGGAGCGCGGTGTAGTAGGCGTCGGTGCGCTCGCCGAGGTACTCCTCGATCGATGCGAACTCGGGCGCCACCAGTCCGTCCCGGGCGAGAACGAGCGACTGGACGATGCGGGCCAGACGTCCGTTGCCGTCCTGGAAGGGATGGACGGACACCACGTGGAGGTGCGCCATCGCCGCGCGGACGATGGGATGGGCCGCCTCTGCCTCTGCGCCACTCAGCCACCCGATCACCTCCTCCATGAGCCCGGGCACCTCCTCTGCGTCAGGAGCCCTGTACGCAATGGACCCGTCTCGGTGGGTGACGCTGACCGGCCCCCGCCTCCAGCGCCCCGGGCGCACCTCCGGCTGGAAGTGACAGACCTCGAAGTGAAGGTCGAGGATCACACGGGTCGACCACTCGAAGCCCGGGTCCTCTCCCATCGCGGAGACATGGTCCATCGCATGGCCGTAGCAGGCGACGGCCAGCCGGCTCGTCTCATCGGCATTCGGCACCACCTCACGGCTGATGAGAGCCGCGGCGTCCTCCAGCGGCACGCGATATCCCTCGATCGACGTCGAGCTGTCGACCGCCCGGGCCATGACGAGGCGCCGGAGACCTCCCATCCACCGCAGCGGCTGCCGGGTGCCCACATGGAGACGCTCCCGCAGGACGTCGAGCCGGGCCAGGTCGCGCTGGATCGTTCGCGGCAGAGCCGGCAGCCGA
Coding sequences:
- a CDS encoding Fic family protein, encoding MIHRLPALPRTIQRDLARLDVLRERLHVGTRQPLRWMGGLRRLVMARAVDSSTSIEGYRVPLEDAAALISREVVPNADETSRLAVACYGHAMDHVSAMGEDPGFEWSTRVILDLHFEVCHFQPEVRPGRWRRGPVSVTHRDGSIAYRAPDAEEVPGLMEEVIGWLSGAEAEAAHPIVRAAMAHLHVVSVHPFQDGNGRLARIVQSLVLARDGLVAPEFASIEEYLGERTDAYYTALQGAQGPRYNPSRDATGWVRFCVAAHLEQAERRLREIEAAAARWESCEALVASLGWPDRFVIALERALTGYLDRAGYSAEAGVSPITASLDFRRLLDAGLVVQEGRGRSTRYRASLGLRRRIATGNQVGPAG